The sequence below is a genomic window from Streptomyces sp. NBC_00289.
CGAGGTCGAAGGGGTCTGTCATGCCGCCTCCTCGGTGAACCGGTCGGGCCGCAGCGGCGCGATGTCCAGGTCGGGTGTCGTCCCGGTCAGTACCTGCGCGATCAGGTGTCCGGTGCCGGTGGCGAGTCCGATGCCTGCGCCCTCGTGCCCGCAGGCGTGCAGCAGTCCGGGCACCCGCGGGTCGGCTCCGACGGCGGGCAGGTGGTCGGGCAGGTAGGGGCGGAAGCCGAGGTAGGCGCGGATGGCGCGGACCTCCGACAGGAAGGGGAACAGGCGGGTGGCGCCGGCCGCCAGGGCCCGCACGGCGGGCAGCGAGAACGACCGGTCGAAGCCGACCCGTTCGCGGCTCGCGCCGATCAGGACCGGTCCGGCGGCCGTGCCCTCGACGACCGGTGAGGTCTGGAGGGCGGCCGAGTCGCTGGCCACGTCGGCCACGTACTCGGCGGCGTACACCTTGTGGTGGATCAGGCGCGGGAGCGGTTCGGTGACCAGGACGAACCCGCGTCGCGGCCGGACGGGCAGGGTGGTGCCCGCGAGCGCCGCGAGGTCCGCGCCCCAGGTTCCGGCCGCGTTGACGACGGCCGGGGCGTGGATGTCGCCCTGGTCGGTGCGGACGGCGCGCACCGTCCCGTCGGGTGCCCGCAGGACGTCCGTGACGGTCCGGCCGGTGAACAGGCGGGCGCTTGAGGCCCGGAGCAGGTGGGCGGCGGCGAGCGCGGGCATGACCTGCCCGTCCTGCGGATAGCGCACGGCGCCGGGCAGGCCGGGGGCGAGCCGGGGTTCGAGGGTGTACAGGGCCTGGCCGTCGACCTGTTCGGCGACCACTCCGCCGGCGCGCTGGCCGGCGGCGAAGCGCTCCAGGGCGGTGAGGGAGCCGGGTGAGGTGGCCACCACCAGGCCACCCTTGGGCTCGTACTCGACGGCGGGCCCCAACTCCCGTGCGAGTTCGCCCCACAGGCGGGCCGAGAGCAGCGCGAGGTCCAGTTCCGGGCCGGGTTCCTTGTCCGAGACGAGGAGGTTGCCCTCCCCCGCGCCGGTCGTGCCGCCGGCCACCGGACCGCGGTCCACCACGACGACGTCCAGGCCCGCACGGGCCGCGTAGAAGGCGCACGCGGCGCCGACCATGCCGGCCCCGACGACCACGACATCGCAGGTCAGTCGCTGACTCACGCCAGTACTATGTCACATGGCTCTGCTGCTGAACATGGTGCGCGGGCGGCCCTGACCGGGGGTCGGGGCCGCGCGTGGACGTACCGGGCGGGTGGGGTTGGGACGGCTCCGGCGCCGTCGGCGACCTGAACGCCGACGGTGCCGGAGCACCGGGGCCGTTACGCCTCCGGCGACGGCACGACGCTCAGATGGCCCGTGGCGCGTCGGGCGCGGCCGGGCCTGCGCGGGGTGGGCGAGGGGCGGCGGGCCGAACGAAGGATCAGCGTCAGCCTGGTGTAGCCCATCTCGCTCAGGGTCCGGGGAGTCTCGTCGACGACCCGGCAGTCCGTGGCGCCCCAGCGGGGGTCGGGGTGCAGCACCGGACGGACGGCGCCGTCCTGTTCGACGGCCCGCTCACCGACCGCGCGGATCCAGTGCGGCAGGCCCTGCCGGTAGGCGGCCTCCATGATCGGATCCTGGGCGATGTCCCGGCGGATCGCCTGGAGCCCGTGGTCGTGGCCGTTGCGCTCCACGGCGGCCGCGAAGTGGGCCAGCATCGGCAGACACCAGCGCGACTCGTGCTCGCCGAGGACGGAACTCGCATCGGGGTGGAAGAGGACGAACCTGAGGAAGTTGTCACCGGGCATGGCCGTCGGATGCGGGCCCACGCCCCCGAAAAGTGACGCGAAAGCGGTGTTGGTCGCCACCACGTCCCAGCGGTGGTCGAGCACGACGGACGGAAAGGGGACCGCCGCCAGGAGGGCGGTGTAGTCCTGCAGATAGGCCTGGGCCTCGGGAGTGTCGGGGACGGGCCGCGGTGCGGACCGCTGCCCTCCTGCCTGATGTGCCATCGGGAGGTCACCCCTCTTGCCTATGCGGCCTTCTCGCGGCGCCCTGATCCTGCTGCCCCGACGCGATCGGTGTCAACTATCGTGGCATTTCATGCCTGTTGACGGCTGAAATTGGCCACAGTTGTGGCGAGACCTGGATGTGAGTTCGAACGACCCGCTACTCTCCGGGAAGTTCACGGCAAGTGCGTGTGTTGTGAGAAGCCTGTGAGAGACGTAGGAGATCTGTCGGTGTCGGATGGCTTCGAGGGTCCGGGCAACGCGGCGTCGGCTGTGCTGCCGGGCGTCGTCGCCCGCGTCACCGCACTCGCCGACCGGCTCGGAGTACCGCAGGCGGAGGTCTTCGACATCGGCCGCCTGTCCGTCGCCTCCGGCGTCCCGGACCCCGTGGTCAAGGCCCTGCTGAGCGGCCGCCCCGCCGGCGAACCCGATGTGCAGGCCCGGTTCCTGCAGCGCCTCGACCTGCTGCGCCGCACCCGGCTGAAGCCCAATCGGCGCAAGTACACGCAGCAGGAGATCGCCGACGGCGCGGGCATGTCCCGGCAGCAGGCCGGCGCCCTCATCAACGGCGACCGGCGCCCCACCATGGAGCACTGCGACGCCATCCAGCGCTTCTTCCGCGTGCACGCCGGCTTCCTGACGGCCGAGGACCCCGAGGCGCTCGCCGGCGCCCTCCAGCGCACCGAGCAGGAGCTCCTCCAGAAGCTCGCCGAGCGCGAGGCGGCCCAGGCCGCCGAGGACCCGCTGGAGCGGCTGCTGCAGGACCACGGCGTCCGCGGGATCGCCTGGCGGGCCGCACAGTTGCCCACCGACCAGCACCGCGACAAGGTGGCGGAGTGGCTGGACATGCTCTTGGAGAGCGTCAAGCGGCCCGAGTCGTGATCCGGGAGAGAACTGTGGGCATTGCCAAGGAAATGCGTCGCCTGTGCGGCGAGCTGGTCGCGGAGCTGACCCTGCCCGCGCCTGCCCCGCCCGCGGACCTGTACGGCGCCCTGTGCGCCGCCATGAGCAGACGCCGCGGCCGCCCGGTCCGCTTCCGTACGGCCGCCTTCCCGGCCGGCACCGCGAGCGGACTGTGGCTCGACATGGCCGACCAGGACCTCGTGGTGATCGAGGAACGCACCGCACCCGACCACCAGTTGGTGATCCTCGGCCACGAGCTGTGGCACATGAAGGCCGGGCACTGCGGCCACCACGTCGCGGGGGCCGCCGTCGCGGCCCGCTTATTGGACGACGAGGCGGATCTCCAGGCGACCGTGCTGAAGGTCGCCGCACGCAGCCGCTTCGACCTCGCCGACGAGCGGGAGGCCGAGAGCTTCGGTCTGCTGCTCGCCAGCAAGTGCCGCACCTGGCTGGCCGGTTCCGCCCAGCGGGGCCCGGTGCAGCGTGACCACCTGGCGGGACGGATCGAGGCGTCGCTGGGCTACCTGGGCCCGAAAGGCTGAGAAGAGCCGGCGGCGCGGGCCGAGCAGGGCGCGTCGGTTCGCCCCCGCACGTCACGCCACGTCACCTCACGTCGCACTGCGTTCGCTCGCCTGCCTCAGATCACGCTCCGTCGGCCGTCTGAGCCCGGAGCCGGGCCGGCCCGCCGGATCGCCGGGACAGCCCTCGCGCAGGAGGTCCCGCCAGTGCTCGCGGCTCCAGTCGGCCGGAGCCGTGCTGCCGGTGAACTCCTCGACCAGGGAGACGAACCGGCCGGGATCGCTGTGGAACGGGAAGTGACCCGCGCCCTCGAAGATCTCCAGACGGCTGCCCGGCATCGCCTCGCTCGCGCCGTACGCGTGCCGCACCGGCACCACGGAGTCCCGGTCGCCCCACAGCAGCATGGTCGGCATGCCCTCGGTGAGGTAACAGCGGTCCAGCATCGTCACCACCTGGCCGCGCCAGTCGACGACCGCGCGCAGGGTACGGATGAAGGCGTTGCGCGAGGTCTCGTCGGGCAGCGCGTCCACGAGGGTGAGCAGCTCCGGGGCGTCCTGGCCGAGGTCGGTGTCCAGGAACTTCAACAGGCGTACCGCGAGCCCCACCTGGAGCCGCATGCCCGGCAGCCGCAGGGCCGACAGCATCAGATGGGCGCCGGGCAGGGACACCAGCCGCAGGACGGGGTTGACCTCCCGGCCCACCCCGCCCGCGCTGACCAGGATGAGCCGCTCGGTGCGCTCGGGGAACTGGTAGGCGAACTGCATGGCCACGCCCCCGCCCAGCGAGTGTCCGACGAGGGTCGCCGACTCGATGCCGAGGGTGGTGAGCAGGTCGCGGACCCCGTTCGCGTACGCGGCCACGGAGTAGTCGGCCCTCGGCTTGCCGGAGGCGCCGTGCCCGAGCAGGTCGGGGGCGATCACGGTGTGGGTACGGGCGAGGTCGGGGATCAACTCCGCCCAGGTCGCCGAGGAGTCGCCGATGCCGTGGATCAGCACCAGCACGGGGCCCTCGCCGGCCATGCGGAACGCACGCCGGTAGCCGTGCACCACGCGGTACTGCAGCTCGAGTTCTCTCTCGCCCACCGGGCGCAGCCGTACGGTGTGCGCCGGTTGCCGGCGTGGGGCGTCGACCACGTGCTTCGCCTCCCGTTCCGCGGCCGCGGGGAGCGGCCGAAAGCCCTTGACTCCAGCGTAGGGCCCCTGTCGGACGGCGGATTTCGGTGAGGTTTCACCTCCGCTAACCGGCCGGAACCGACACGACGGGTCCCCGGCCCGGGGGACGTCGGGCCGGATTGTCAGTGGCGGGCGGCAAGCTGGAGGTGCGCCACCGCTGTGCGGCGGCGTGCGCGCCGCCGGGCGCGTGACCGATGACGCCGACGCGGGGAGAGCCGACCGATGCAGACGACCGTACTGACCGACCGTGAGCGCACCGCCGTCCAGGCGTATCTGCGGCTGCTGCACACGGTGCGCGCCGCCTTCGACGTGGTGGACGGACCGCCGGACGGCCGCCGACCACCCGTCGTCCCCCCGACCGTCCTCGCCGAGGCGGAACGAGCCCTGGCGGAGGCCGGACTGACCGGCAACGAGGAGGAGTTCTTCCGGCTGTTGCAGACCTGGTGTCCGGAACACTGAACGGCCGCTCGCACGGCGGCCGTCCGGCCGGTAGCACCTCGACGGCTGGGACTCGGCCGCCCGCGCGGTTCAGGCGTGCGGCACGTCCAGGCGTGCGGCACGTTCAGGCGTGCGGCACGGTGACGGCGGTGGCCACCAGCCCGTGCCGTACGGTCCACCGTCCCTCGAAGAACCCGAGCCGCCGGCCGCCCACCAGCGGTCCGGGTACCAGGAGTTCGGCGCGGAAGCCGCCGCCCGGCCGTTCGCCGGGTGCCACGAAGACCTCGATGTCGGCCTCCGTGAACTCCAGCCACAGCCCGGTGAGGGGGAACCACGCCTTGTAGACGGACTCCTTGGCGCTGAACAGGAGCCGGTCCCAGTGGACATGGGGATGCTGGCGGGCGAGCCGGCCCAGCCGGTCCTCCTCCTCGGGCAGGGACACCGTGGGCAGCACGCCGTCCGGCAGCGGCAGATGGGGTTCTGCGTCGATGCCGAGACTCGCCAGGTCGGTTGCGCGGACCAGGGCGGCGGCGCGGTAGCCGTCGCAGTGGGTCATGCTGCCGGCCAGTCCGGCCGGCCAGCGCGGGGCGCCGCGTTCGCCGGGCAGGACGGGCTGTGGCGGCACGCCGAGCTTGTCCATGGCCCGGCGGGCACAGGAACGTACGGCGGCGAACTCGCGCCGCCGCTTGGGCACCGCCTGGGCGACGACGGCCGCCTCCTGCGGGTACAGGAAATCGTCCTGGGGCCCTTCGTCGCCGTGGGCCTCGACGGTGACCACCGAGCCCGGCAGGAGTTCCTCGATCACGCGTCCCCGTCCTCCCTCGGCAGGATGCGGCGCAGCCGTCCCGGCGGCTGCGGGCGCTTGCGCCACTCCCGGGGGTATCCCACCGACACCTCCTCGAAGCGGACGCCCTCGTGCCAGGTGGTGCGCGGGATGTGGAGGTGGCCGTAGACCATGGTCTCGACGCGGAAGCGGCGGTGCCAGTCGGCGGTCTGGCGGGTGCCGCACCACATGGCGAACTCGGGGTACCACAGGACGTCCGTGGGATGCCGGTCCAGCGGGTAGTGGTTGACGAGGACCGTGGGCAGGTCGTCGGGCAGTTCGGCGAGCCGGTCGGCGGTCGCCTCGACCCGGGCCCGGCACCACGCCTCCCTGGTCGGGTAGGGGTCGGGGTGCAGCAGGTACTCGTCGTTGCAGACGACGCCGGTCTTGTGCGCGTACTCCAGTCCCTGCTCCTTGGTCTCGCAGCCGGCCGGCAGGAAGGAGTAGTCGTACAGCAGGAACAGCGGGGCGACGGCCACCGGGCCGCCGGGGCCGTCCCAGACCGGGTACGGGTCCTCGGGCGTCGTCACACCGAGCTCCCGGCACAGGGCGACGAGGTGCTCGTAGCGGGCCAGGCCACGCAGGGTGACGGGATCCTTCGGGTGGGTCCACAGCTCGTGGTTGCCGGGAACCCAGACGACCCTGCGGAAGCGGCCCGCGAGGGTTTCCAGGGCCCAGCGGATGTCCGCCACGGTCTCCGCGACGTCGCCGGCCACCAGGAGCCAGTCCTCGTCCGAGTCCGGGCGCATCTTCTCCACCAGGGCCCGGTTCTCCTCGTACCCGATGTGCAGGTCGCTGATGGCCAGCAGTTGTCCGGTACCGCCGGCCGTCGACGTCACCCTCGCCCCCTCCGCGCGCACGAATGGGACCACGACAACATATTCGCGGTGCTTGTACAAGGCAGCGCCACGCCACCCGGAGCAGGGCCGGGAACCGGCCGCGGCGGGGGCTGGACATGATCGTGAAATCCGTAACACGCACGTTGCACGGCGGGCCCCCGGGAAGCCGTATGATCGCCCCAACACCACCGCCACGCATGTCCCTCGCACGGGGCGGTTCGGTGTCCCTCCATACTCCCTGGCCGGGCACGGCCTGCTTCGCCCTGCCCGCGAACCGTGAAAGGACGGCCTGCATGGTCTCTCGCGTACGCGTCTGGCTCAACCGCACGTACGCGGAGAATGTGTTCTTCATGGATCAGCTGCGGCGAAATCCCAGCGACCGGGCCGTCGAGATCCACGCCACGCACGGTGACGCCGACTCCCCCGTCCTGGCCGCCGCGGACACCGCGGACCTGGAGCCGGACGGTCTGTCCCCGGCCGCGTACGTGGAGTACGCGCTGGACCAGTGCACCCGGCGCGGCATCGACGTGTTCGTGCCCCGGCTGCACCAGACGGCGATCGTGGCGCACCGCGCCGACTTCGAGGCGGCCGGAACCGCGCTGCTCGCGCCGCCGCCGGAGGCCGTGGCCGTCTTCGACGACAAGGTGATCGCGTACGAGGCCGTCCAGGCGATCGGCGGGCCCGTGCCGCCCTGGTGGCGGGTGCGCACCGCGGACGAACTCGTCGCGGCCGTGGAGGAGTTGGAGGCGGGCGGCCACAAGGCGTGCTTCAAGCCGGCGTCCGGTGCGGGCGGGGTCGGCTTCCGCGTCGTCACGCGCGCGCCGTTCTCGCTCGCGCACCTCAACGGCTTCCCGAGCCCCTACGTGCCCCTGGACGTGGTCGTGGAGACGCTGCGGCAGGCCGAGGAGCCGGTGAACTGGCTGGTGATGCCGCGGCTGGAGCAGCCGGAGGTGTCGGTGGACTGCCTCACCGGCCCCGACAACCGTGTCCGCCTGGCCGTGGGCCGCACCAAGAACGGTCGGCGCCGTGGGTTCACCCTGCACGAGCAGTGGCTGGAGCCGGCCCGCCGGATCGCGGAGGGCTTCGGGCTGCACTACCTGTCCAACATCCAGTTCCGGATGTTCGGCGAGACGCCCGTCCTGATGGACGTCAACACCCGCCCGGCCGGCGGCCTGCACCAGCTGTCCCTGTGCGGGGTCAACGCCCCCTGGGCCGCTGTGCAGTTGGCGCTCGGTGACGATCCGGGCGAGATGGTTCCGCCGTTCCTCGGCCAGGACTACACGGTGGTGTCCGGGCTGCGCCCGCTGCGGCCCGTGTCCCTTCCGCAGCAGCGGATCGAGGAGGCGGAGTCGCGCCTGCCGGCCGCGCCGGCGCCCTCGCCCGCGGCGGCCGAACCGGCTCCGGTCGACTCCGTCGCCAAGGCCGCGGAGGCTCTGCCCTTCTAAGCCGTCCCCCGGACTCGGGTCGCGTGTGGTGGCCCGCGCCGTTCCCCGCGCCCCTTCGGGGGCGCCTCCGCTCACCGGTATGGACCAATTCGACGTCAGCCCTTGACAGCCGGATTGGTCCATACCAACTTGGTTGCGCACCGTTCTGCACTTCTCTGCACTCCCGAACACCCCCATTCTTCAGGGAGACCGCGTGCGCAACCCACTCAGACGTCCCGGACGTCGACTCCTGGCCCTCCTCGGCTCCACCGCCCTCGCACTGGCCGGAGCCATCGCCCTGCCCGGCACCGCCCAGGCGGCCAACGTCCTGCCCAACCCCGGTTTCGAGTCGGGGAGCCTCTCCCCCTGGTCCTGCACCGGCAACCTCGGCTCGATCGTCTCCTCTCCCGTGCACGGCGGCTCCAAAGCCCTTGCGGGAGCGGTGAGTTCGAGCGACAACGCCAAGTGCGCCCAGACCGTCTCCGTCCAGCCGAACACGGCGTACACGCTCAAGGGCTGGGTGCGCGGCAGTTACGTCTACCTCGGCGTCGACGGCGGCGCCTCGACGTGGACGTCCTCCCCCACCGCGTACAGCCAGTTGAGCGTGTCCTTCACGACCGGCGCCTCGCAGACCAGCGCCACGGTCTACGTCCACGGCTGGTACGCGCAGGGCACCTACCACGCCGACGACATCAGCCTCGACGGACCCGGCGGGGGCGGCTCGGACAGCCAGGCGCCGACGGCCCCCGCGAGCCTCCGGTCCACCGCC
It includes:
- a CDS encoding NAD(P)/FAD-dependent oxidoreductase, whose product is MSQRLTCDVVVVGAGMVGAACAFYAARAGLDVVVVDRGPVAGGTTGAGEGNLLVSDKEPGPELDLALLSARLWGELARELGPAVEYEPKGGLVVATSPGSLTALERFAAGQRAGGVVAEQVDGQALYTLEPRLAPGLPGAVRYPQDGQVMPALAAAHLLRASSARLFTGRTVTDVLRAPDGTVRAVRTDQGDIHAPAVVNAAGTWGADLAALAGTTLPVRPRRGFVLVTEPLPRLIHHKVYAAEYVADVASDSAALQTSPVVEGTAAGPVLIGASRERVGFDRSFSLPAVRALAAGATRLFPFLSEVRAIRAYLGFRPYLPDHLPAVGADPRVPGLLHACGHEGAGIGLATGTGHLIAQVLTGTTPDLDIAPLRPDRFTEEAA
- a CDS encoding helix-turn-helix domain-containing protein, whose product is MSDGFEGPGNAASAVLPGVVARVTALADRLGVPQAEVFDIGRLSVASGVPDPVVKALLSGRPAGEPDVQARFLQRLDLLRRTRLKPNRRKYTQQEIADGAGMSRQQAGALINGDRRPTMEHCDAIQRFFRVHAGFLTAEDPEALAGALQRTEQELLQKLAEREAAQAAEDPLERLLQDHGVRGIAWRAAQLPTDQHRDKVAEWLDMLLESVKRPES
- a CDS encoding toxin-antitoxin system, toxin component, which produces MRRLCGELVAELTLPAPAPPADLYGALCAAMSRRRGRPVRFRTAAFPAGTASGLWLDMADQDLVVIEERTAPDHQLVILGHELWHMKAGHCGHHVAGAAVAARLLDDEADLQATVLKVAARSRFDLADEREAESFGLLLASKCRTWLAGSAQRGPVQRDHLAGRIEASLGYLGPKG
- a CDS encoding alpha/beta fold hydrolase; the protein is MVDAPRRQPAHTVRLRPVGERELELQYRVVHGYRRAFRMAGEGPVLVLIHGIGDSSATWAELIPDLARTHTVIAPDLLGHGASGKPRADYSVAAYANGVRDLLTTLGIESATLVGHSLGGGVAMQFAYQFPERTERLILVSAGGVGREVNPVLRLVSLPGAHLMLSALRLPGMRLQVGLAVRLLKFLDTDLGQDAPELLTLVDALPDETSRNAFIRTLRAVVDWRGQVVTMLDRCYLTEGMPTMLLWGDRDSVVPVRHAYGASEAMPGSRLEIFEGAGHFPFHSDPGRFVSLVEEFTGSTAPADWSREHWRDLLREGCPGDPAGRPGSGLRRPTERDLRQASERSAT
- a CDS encoding 4'-phosphopantetheinyl transferase: MIEELLPGSVVTVEAHGDEGPQDDFLYPQEAAVVAQAVPKRRREFAAVRSCARRAMDKLGVPPQPVLPGERGAPRWPAGLAGSMTHCDGYRAAALVRATDLASLGIDAEPHLPLPDGVLPTVSLPEEEDRLGRLARQHPHVHWDRLLFSAKESVYKAWFPLTGLWLEFTEADIEVFVAPGERPGGGFRAELLVPGPLVGGRRLGFFEGRWTVRHGLVATAVTVPHA
- a CDS encoding metallophosphoesterase — translated: MTSTAGGTGQLLAISDLHIGYEENRALVEKMRPDSDEDWLLVAGDVAETVADIRWALETLAGRFRRVVWVPGNHELWTHPKDPVTLRGLARYEHLVALCRELGVTTPEDPYPVWDGPGGPVAVAPLFLLYDYSFLPAGCETKEQGLEYAHKTGVVCNDEYLLHPDPYPTREAWCRARVEATADRLAELPDDLPTVLVNHYPLDRHPTDVLWYPEFAMWCGTRQTADWHRRFRVETMVYGHLHIPRTTWHEGVRFEEVSVGYPREWRKRPQPPGRLRRILPREDGDA
- a CDS encoding ATP-grasp domain-containing protein; translated protein: MVSRVRVWLNRTYAENVFFMDQLRRNPSDRAVEIHATHGDADSPVLAAADTADLEPDGLSPAAYVEYALDQCTRRGIDVFVPRLHQTAIVAHRADFEAAGTALLAPPPEAVAVFDDKVIAYEAVQAIGGPVPPWWRVRTADELVAAVEELEAGGHKACFKPASGAGGVGFRVVTRAPFSLAHLNGFPSPYVPLDVVVETLRQAEEPVNWLVMPRLEQPEVSVDCLTGPDNRVRLAVGRTKNGRRRGFTLHEQWLEPARRIAEGFGLHYLSNIQFRMFGETPVLMDVNTRPAGGLHQLSLCGVNAPWAAVQLALGDDPGEMVPPFLGQDYTVVSGLRPLRPVSLPQQRIEEAESRLPAAPAPSPAAAEPAPVDSVAKAAEALPF